The proteins below are encoded in one region of Misgurnus anguillicaudatus chromosome 24, ASM2758022v2, whole genome shotgun sequence:
- the ckmb gene encoding creatine kinase, muscle b, translating into MTKNCNNDYKMKFSLEEEFPDLSQHNNHMAKVLTKDIYNKLRSKSTPSGFTLDDCIQTGVDNPGHPFIMTVGCVAGDEESYEYFKELFDPIISDRHGGYKPTDKHHTDLNWENLKGGDDLDPNYVLSSRVRTGRSIKGITLPPHNSRGERRAVEKLSIEALNSLDGEFKGKYYPLKDMTDKEQEQLIADHFLFDKPVSPLLLAAGMARDWPDARGIWHNDNKTFLVWVNEEDHLRVISMQQGGNMKEVFKRFCVGLQKIEEVFKKHNHGFMWNEHLGFILTCPSNLGTGLRGGVHVKLPKLSTHAKFDEILTRLRLQKRGTGGVDTASVGGVFDISNADRLGSSEVQQVQLVVDGVKLMVEMEKKLEKGESIDGMIPAQK; encoded by the exons ATGACTAAGAACTGCAACAACGATTACAAGATGAAGTTCTCCTTGGAGGAGGAGTTCCCTGACCTTTCTCAGCACAACAACCACATGGCCAAGGTGCTGACTAAGGACATCTACAACAAACTCAGGAGCAAGTCTACTCCCAGTGGATTCACCTTGGATGACTGCATTCAGACCGGTGTGGACAACCCCG GCCACCCCTTCATCATGACTGTCGGCTGTGTGGCTGGCGATGAGGAGTCCTACGAGTACTTCAAGGAGCTGTTCGACCCCATCATTTCCGACCGTCACGGTGGCTACAAGCCCACTGACAAGCACCATACCGATCTGAACTGGGAGAACCTGAAGGGTGGTGATGACCTTGACCCCAACTACGTTCTGAGCAGCCGCGTGCGTACCGGCCGTAGCATCAAGGGAATCACACTGCCACCACACAACAGCCGTGGTGAGCGCAGAGCTGTTGAGAAACTCTCCATTGAGG CTCTGAACAGCCTGGATGGTGAGTTCAAGGGCAAATACTACCCTCTGAAGGACATGACTGATAAGGAACAGGAGCAGCTTATTGCTGACCACTTCCTCTTTGACAAGCCCGTATCCCCACTGCTGCTGGCTGCCGGCATGGCCCGTGACTGGCCTGACGCAAGAGGCATCTGGCACAATGACAACAAGACCTTCCTTGTGTGGGTGAACGAGGAGGatcacctgcgtgtcatttccATGCAGCAGGGCGGCAACATGAAGGAGGTCTTCAAGAGGTTCTGTGTTGGTCTGCAGAAG ATTGAGGAGGTCTTCAAGAAGCACAACCACGGTTTCATGTGGAACGAGCATCTTGGTTTCATCCTCACCTGCCCCTCTAACTTGGGTACCGGCCTGCGCGGTGGCGTGCACGTCAAGCTGCCCAAACTCAGCACACATGCCAAATTCGACGAGATCCTGACCAGACTGCGTCTACAGAAGCGTGGCACAG GTGGTGTGGACACCGCTTCCGTCGGAGGCGTGTTCGACATCTCCAACGCTGATCGTCTGGGCTCCTCTGAGGTTCAGCAGGTGCAGTTGGTGGTTGATGGTGTGAAGCTCATGGTTGAAATGGAAAAGAAACTGGAGAAGGGAGAGTCCATCGACGGCATGATCCCTGCCCAGAAGTAA